From Pelmatolapia mariae isolate MD_Pm_ZW linkage group LG1, Pm_UMD_F_2, whole genome shotgun sequence, one genomic window encodes:
- the guca1g gene encoding guanylate cyclase activator 1g: MGQEESHNEEMDLARIHELCVIFMKECPSGALHLHEFKKIFGVPSSSVEESLFIETIFNSFDTNKDNTLDFLEYVAALHLILRGNLEDRLKWSFKMYDNDGNGRLDRTEVKRLVRILYKIKLHKTHISMTPSQICDRIFELVDQNNDGEITLLEFMEGAQKDEWVMNLLKLDVNATGWVIQNCGRLESAT; this comes from the exons ATGGGACAAGAAGAAAGTCACAATGAGGAGATGGACTTGGCACGGATTCATGAGCTGTGTGTCATTTTTATGAAGGAGTGTCCAAGCGGTGCCCTGCACCTGCATGAGTTCAAGAAGATCTTTGGAGTCCCAAGCAGTTCTGTAGAGGAGTCCCTTTTCATAGAAACAATATTCAACTCGTTCGACACAAACAAG gATAACACACTGGATTTCCTCGAGTATGTGGCAGCACTTCACTTGATTTTACGAGGTAATCTTGAAGATCGGCTCAAGTGGTCCTTCAAGATGTATGACAATGATGGAAACGGCAGGCTGGACAGGACGGAGGTGAAACGGCTTGTCAGG ATTCTTTACAAAATCAAACTCCACAAGACTCACATAAGCATGACTCCATCCCAAATCTGTGACCGAATCTTCGAGCTGGTTGACCAGAATAATGATG GTGAGATAACCTTGTTGGAGTTCATGGAGGGAGCTCAGAAGGATGAATGGGTCATGAACCTACTGAAGCTTGATGTCAACGCCACCGGCTGGGTCATTCAGAACTGCGGCAGACTGGAATCAGCCACATGA